One Kitasatospora sp. NBC_01287 DNA window includes the following coding sequences:
- a CDS encoding response regulator transcription factor, with protein sequence MTIRLLIVDDHPIVRDGLRGVFEDDPAFEVAGEASDGAQGVERALALRVDVVLMDLRMPGTGGVEAIRRLRELAPDVRVLVLTTYDTDADVLPAVEAGATGYLLKDAPREELVRAVRAAHQGQAVLAPTVAQKLLGRMREPAPAPAEVLTDRELEVLRLVAAGSTNKESAKRLLISEATVKTHLLHLYAKLGVRDRAAAVAAGYRKGLLS encoded by the coding sequence GTGACCATTCGCCTGCTGATCGTTGATGACCACCCCATCGTCCGGGACGGCCTGCGCGGCGTCTTCGAGGACGACCCCGCCTTCGAGGTCGCGGGCGAGGCCTCGGACGGGGCCCAGGGCGTGGAGCGGGCGCTGGCACTGCGGGTGGACGTGGTGCTGATGGACCTGCGGATGCCCGGCACCGGCGGTGTCGAGGCGATCCGGCGGCTGCGTGAACTGGCGCCGGACGTGCGGGTCCTGGTGCTGACCACCTACGACACCGACGCCGATGTGCTGCCCGCGGTGGAGGCCGGCGCGACCGGCTACCTGCTCAAGGACGCCCCGCGGGAGGAGTTGGTGCGCGCGGTGCGGGCAGCCCACCAGGGGCAGGCGGTGCTCGCTCCGACGGTGGCGCAGAAGCTGCTGGGCCGGATGCGGGAACCGGCGCCCGCACCCGCCGAGGTGCTGACGGACCGCGAGTTGGAGGTGCTGCGGTTGGTCGCGGCGGGCAGTACGAACAAGGAGTCGGCCAAGCGGCTGCTCATCAGCGAGGCCACCGTCAAGACCCATCTGCTGCACCTGTACGCCAAGTTGGGCGTCCGCGACCGGGCGGCGGCGGTCGCCGCGGGCTACCGGAAGGGCCTGCTCAGCTGA
- a CDS encoding UDP-glucose/GDP-mannose dehydrogenase family protein, whose amino-acid sequence MALRISVIGTGYLGATHAACLAELGFEVIGLDIDPEKLAALTAGQVPMYEPGLSELLLKHVAGHPGSSGRLRFTSSSQEVAEFADVHFICVNTPQKRGEFAADMSWVDLAVDQLAPHLTRPALVVGKSTVPVGSASRLAERLAALAPAGEDVELAWNPEFLREGYAVGDTLHPDRIVIGVRPGGRAEELLREVYATPLGDGVPLVVTDYPTAELVKAAANSFLATKISFINAMAEVCESAGADVTLLAKALSFDERIGGRFLNAGLGFGGGCLPKDIRAFMARAGELGADQALTFLREVDSINMRRRSRMVELAREQCGGGFLDRRVAVLGASFKPDSDDIRDSPALNVAAQIQLQGAQVTVYDPKAMDNARKMFPSLSYAVSATEAAVGAHVVLHLTEWQEFRELDPVALGEVVAERRLLDGRNVLDGPSWRAAGWIYRAMGRPS is encoded by the coding sequence GTGGCCCTGCGAATCTCGGTGATCGGTACCGGCTACCTCGGTGCCACCCACGCGGCCTGCCTCGCGGAGCTGGGGTTCGAGGTGATCGGGCTCGACATCGATCCCGAGAAGCTCGCCGCGCTCACCGCCGGCCAGGTGCCGATGTACGAGCCCGGCTTGTCCGAGCTGCTGCTGAAGCACGTCGCGGGTCATCCGGGTTCGAGTGGACGGCTGCGCTTCACCTCCTCCTCGCAGGAGGTCGCCGAGTTCGCCGACGTCCACTTCATCTGCGTGAACACGCCGCAGAAGAGGGGCGAGTTCGCCGCCGACATGTCCTGGGTCGACCTCGCGGTGGACCAGCTGGCCCCGCACCTGACCCGCCCGGCCCTGGTGGTCGGCAAGTCCACCGTCCCGGTGGGCAGCGCGAGCCGGCTGGCCGAGCGGCTGGCCGCGCTGGCCCCGGCGGGCGAGGACGTCGAGCTGGCCTGGAACCCGGAGTTCCTGCGCGAGGGCTACGCGGTGGGCGACACGCTGCACCCCGACCGGATCGTGATCGGTGTGCGGCCGGGCGGCCGGGCCGAGGAGCTGCTGCGCGAGGTGTACGCGACCCCGCTGGGCGACGGCGTGCCGCTGGTGGTCACCGACTACCCGACCGCCGAACTGGTGAAGGCCGCCGCCAACTCCTTCCTGGCCACCAAGATCTCCTTCATCAACGCGATGGCCGAGGTCTGCGAGAGCGCCGGCGCGGACGTGACGCTGCTGGCCAAGGCGCTCTCCTTCGACGAGCGGATCGGCGGCCGCTTCCTCAACGCCGGGCTCGGCTTCGGCGGCGGCTGCCTTCCCAAGGACATCCGCGCCTTCATGGCCAGGGCCGGGGAGCTGGGCGCCGACCAGGCACTGACCTTCCTGCGCGAGGTCGACTCGATCAACATGCGCCGCCGCTCGCGGATGGTGGAGCTGGCCCGTGAGCAGTGCGGCGGCGGCTTCCTGGACCGGCGGGTGGCGGTGCTCGGCGCCTCCTTCAAGCCCGACTCGGACGACATCCGCGACTCGCCCGCGCTCAACGTGGCCGCGCAGATCCAGCTGCAGGGCGCCCAGGTCACCGTCTACGACCCCAAGGCGATGGACAACGCCCGCAAGATGTTCCCCTCGCTCTCCTACGCCGTCTCGGCCACCGAGGCGGCCGTGGGTGCCCACGTGGTGCTGCACCTGACGGAGTGGCAGGAGTTCCGCGAGCTGGACCCGGTGGCACTGGGCGAGGTGGTCGCCGAACGCCGCCTGCTGGACGGGCGCAACGTGCTGGACGGGCCGAGTTGGCGTGCGGCGGGCTGGATCTACCGTGCGATGGGGCGCCCGAGCTGA